A genomic stretch from Romeriopsis navalis LEGE 11480 includes:
- a CDS encoding (2Fe-2S) ferredoxin domain-containing protein, producing MFANFSQRMLGNPAFPSSTTMTTPEYRIFVCTKQRPADDPEGCCTDCGALEIHQAFKQSIAQQGLHDRVQVKAAGCLDHCTAGAVAMVFQPTQRTKLWDWPFLPKQLHHKIQTKIQKKIARNRTFYGNLTAADVEMIVQEHCINHQVIHGKVVRQ from the coding sequence ATGTTCGCCAACTTTAGCCAACGCATGCTCGGCAACCCGGCATTTCCATCATCCACCACCATGACCACTCCTGAATATCGCATCTTCGTCTGTACTAAGCAGCGCCCAGCAGACGATCCAGAAGGTTGTTGCACTGACTGTGGCGCCCTAGAAATCCATCAGGCATTTAAGCAGTCCATCGCCCAACAGGGACTCCACGATCGCGTACAAGTCAAAGCGGCGGGATGCCTCGATCATTGCACAGCCGGGGCAGTTGCCATGGTATTCCAGCCCACACAACGCACCAAGTTATGGGACTGGCCCTTTCTCCCAAAACAACTCCACCACAAAATTCAAACCAAGATTCAGAAGAAAATTGCTCGGAATCGCACCTTCTACGGTAACCTCACAGCCGCCGATGTCGAAATGATCGTCCAAGAACACTGCATTAACCACCAAGTCATTCACGGTAAGGTAGTACGGCAGTAA
- the hslO gene encoding Hsp33 family molecular chaperone HslO: MADQLVRATAAGGGIRAVGVITTRLTEEARQRHKLSYVATAALGRTMAGGLLLASSMKRPDSRVNLRIKGDGPMGGLLVDAGLDGTVRGYVDRPEVELPLNAEGKLDVGGAIGKEGFLYAVRDTGVGYHYSSTVELVSGEIGEDLTYYLATSEQTPSALLVGVFMDVPQDCVESAGGLLIQVLPKAAQDDSLATLLESRIAGMQSFTAMLRSGKTLQQMMEAVLGDLDLQIFPEIQLVRFHCGCTKDRVLNALPLLGEAELLDMIETDGGAEATCHFCNTVYTAGRDELHAIVAEMRSQPAEGG; encoded by the coding sequence ATGGCAGACCAGTTAGTTCGAGCAACAGCCGCCGGTGGTGGCATTCGTGCTGTCGGTGTGATTACAACTCGGCTGACCGAGGAAGCGCGTCAACGTCACAAACTTTCCTACGTGGCAACTGCTGCTTTGGGGCGGACAATGGCGGGTGGTTTATTGTTAGCTTCGAGTATGAAGCGACCGGACTCGCGGGTGAATTTGCGCATTAAAGGTGATGGGCCGATGGGTGGCTTATTGGTGGATGCGGGTCTCGATGGGACAGTGCGGGGCTACGTCGATCGGCCCGAAGTCGAGTTGCCCCTCAATGCTGAAGGTAAGCTAGACGTGGGTGGGGCGATCGGCAAGGAAGGCTTTCTCTATGCGGTGCGCGATACCGGTGTGGGCTATCACTACTCCAGCACTGTGGAATTAGTGTCCGGTGAAATTGGGGAGGATTTAACGTATTATTTGGCGACTTCTGAGCAAACCCCATCGGCTTTGTTGGTCGGTGTATTTATGGATGTACCGCAGGATTGTGTCGAATCGGCGGGTGGCTTACTGATTCAAGTTTTGCCGAAGGCGGCCCAGGATGATTCGCTTGCGACATTATTAGAATCCCGCATTGCGGGTATGCAATCGTTTACGGCGATGCTGCGATCCGGTAAGACATTGCAGCAGATGATGGAGGCAGTGCTGGGCGATCTAGATTTGCAGATATTCCCGGAGATACAGTTAGTGCGTTTCCACTGTGGCTGCACGAAGGATCGAGTGTTGAATGCTTTGCCACTGTTGGGGGAGGCGGAGTTGCTCGATATGATTGAGACAGATGGTGGGGCGGAAGCGACCTGTCATTTTTGCAATACGGTGTATACGGCGGGCCGGGATGAATTGCATGCAATTGTAGCTGAAATGCGATCGCAGCCAGCCGAGGGTGGTTAA
- a CDS encoding type II secretion system protein GspD, whose translation MNKQLFGASALLAASVLVTAAQPILAKDTATTAKLTANNAAAKTFKFSNGGTAIFGGKKAAQSKKIAQATRVNPLVPNPTLQTAPPTRSSVPVPPLLPRAAAPPVGDLSVSQIDTSPTAIDLGTAERIPRLVLRDAPVREVLSLLARAAGLNLAFAEQPGATGGAAGSASNSGGPTISLDIENESVQDVFNYVLRIACVPVTGGTAGSSGACASLEANRVGRTIFVGPRLPDDARNTISRTIRLNQASVTDAAAFLTTQGAETQRPFERVQVQTVGEGAAARTIETREPTILSLRANEGVGPLMLRGVSVATNERLNQITLAGTPKKIQMATALLTQLDARKRQVAINVKIVDVNLLGIDEFSPSFSFGVGDSFFSVDGGAALFNFGGTRPPTNLELQGSVTTPPVTSGLFPEGAEQRTFVRENGNAPFGTTGTGARPAFGTTDNPFAPGATSITPPTFDGTTGIITSPGTTTFELPSLFQFPTRFLARLQAQVTSGNAKILTDPTVVIQEGERSEVRLTQDVITNQTVQTTFNQGTAIQNVTFEREQAGLQLDLVLDRIDDNGFVTLSVDPSVTAPVQNITLNSGGGNSNQVTLLSRRSIKSGRIRIRDGQTLVLAGIIQEQDRSEVRKLPILGDIPILGSLFRRTTRNKSRNEVIVMLTPRIMNDTDRSTYGYGYTPSADVQRLLRQQR comes from the coding sequence ATGAATAAGCAACTGTTTGGCGCCAGCGCTCTTTTAGCCGCATCGGTTCTTGTAACTGCGGCCCAGCCAATCTTGGCAAAAGACACCGCGACTACGGCAAAACTGACTGCGAACAATGCCGCAGCGAAAACTTTCAAGTTCAGTAATGGCGGTACCGCCATTTTCGGTGGGAAGAAGGCGGCTCAGTCGAAGAAGATCGCCCAGGCGACTCGGGTGAATCCCTTAGTGCCGAATCCGACTTTGCAGACGGCACCGCCAACCCGTTCGAGTGTGCCAGTGCCACCATTGTTGCCGCGGGCGGCGGCGCCACCTGTCGGTGATCTATCGGTTTCGCAGATTGATACAAGCCCGACGGCGATTGATTTGGGCACAGCTGAGCGCATTCCTCGTTTAGTCTTGCGTGATGCGCCAGTGCGTGAGGTGCTGTCGCTGTTGGCGCGGGCGGCTGGTTTGAACCTGGCGTTTGCTGAGCAGCCCGGTGCGACTGGTGGTGCAGCTGGTAGTGCTTCCAACTCCGGTGGTCCGACGATTTCCCTCGATATTGAAAATGAATCCGTACAGGATGTATTTAATTACGTGTTGCGCATTGCTTGTGTGCCGGTGACAGGTGGTACAGCCGGTAGTAGTGGTGCTTGTGCGAGTCTGGAAGCTAATCGGGTTGGCCGGACAATTTTTGTTGGTCCGCGGTTGCCGGATGATGCGCGTAATACCATTTCGCGGACGATTCGCTTGAACCAAGCATCCGTCACTGATGCAGCGGCTTTCTTGACGACTCAAGGGGCAGAGACGCAGCGCCCGTTTGAGCGGGTGCAGGTGCAAACTGTGGGTGAAGGCGCGGCGGCCCGCACAATTGAAACGCGCGAACCGACGATTCTTTCCTTGCGGGCGAATGAAGGGGTTGGACCTTTAATGTTGCGCGGTGTTTCGGTGGCGACAAACGAGCGCTTGAATCAAATCACTTTGGCCGGTACGCCAAAGAAGATTCAAATGGCCACGGCCTTATTGACTCAGTTGGATGCCCGCAAGCGTCAAGTTGCGATTAACGTCAAAATTGTGGATGTCAACCTGCTAGGGATTGATGAGTTCTCACCGAGTTTCTCCTTTGGGGTCGGTGATTCCTTCTTCTCCGTTGATGGCGGTGCCGCTCTGTTTAACTTTGGCGGTACGCGACCTCCGACGAACTTGGAACTACAGGGTAGTGTTACAACGCCGCCTGTGACTTCTGGTTTATTTCCGGAAGGCGCGGAACAGCGGACATTTGTGCGCGAAAATGGCAATGCCCCGTTTGGGACAACTGGCACGGGTGCGCGTCCGGCATTTGGTACGACCGATAATCCCTTTGCGCCGGGTGCGACATCGATTACGCCGCCGACCTTTGATGGCACGACTGGGATTATTACTTCGCCTGGTACAACTACGTTTGAATTGCCTTCGTTGTTCCAGTTCCCGACGCGGTTCTTGGCTCGTCTCCAAGCTCAAGTTACCAGTGGTAATGCCAAGATTCTGACTGACCCGACTGTGGTGATTCAGGAGGGTGAGCGATCGGAAGTGCGATTGACTCAGGACGTCATTACGAATCAGACAGTGCAAACTACCTTTAACCAAGGTACGGCGATTCAAAATGTCACCTTCGAGCGTGAGCAAGCCGGTCTACAGCTTGACTTGGTGCTTGATCGGATCGATGACAACGGATTTGTGACGTTGAGTGTTGACCCGAGCGTTACCGCACCGGTGCAGAACATTACCTTGAACAGTGGTGGTGGTAACAGTAACCAGGTGACGTTGCTATCACGTCGTTCGATCAAGTCCGGTCGGATTCGGATTCGGGATGGTCAAACCCTTGTGCTAGCCGGCATTATCCAAGAGCAAGATCGTTCGGAAGTGCGGAAGCTGCCGATTTTGGGCGATATTCCGATCTTGGGCTCTTTGTTCCGTCGGACGACTCGTAACAAGTCCCGGAATGAAGTCATCGTCATGCTGACGCCGCGGATTATGAACGATACAGACCGTTCGACTTATGGTTACGGTTATACGCCAAGTGCCGATGTCCAGCGTTTGTTGCGTCAGCAGCGCTAG
- the pilM gene encoding type IV pilus assembly protein PilM produces MSKGLFGKKTKGVGIELAPDRINVAQVRKQGQRYKLTSYATIPVPEGIFQEGQIIDTSGMAELIQSALGETKIKAKQVATAVLGGRDTVTRIIPVPAELDDVELREMVLNQEAGLYLPFPREEADVDYQKLGLFVDEDGIEKVQVLLVATRKEVTDSYIRAFEQAGMSLDVLEISSFSLIRTIRDQLRQFSPQEAVAIVDIEFESTEISIAVDGVPQFSRTVPIGTYQIQSALSRAMNLPPSRSIDLLQGMTVPVNPIDSVGGRTGAANPGTAAMLRVLGELADELRRSIDFYTNQGENQEVAQLLLAGPGATIGQLDDFLTQRLSLPCSLVDPVTALGLESTQDIPPAVRPSLGVVLGLGLREA; encoded by the coding sequence GTGAGTAAAGGGTTATTTGGTAAAAAAACGAAAGGGGTTGGCATCGAGCTGGCGCCCGATCGAATTAACGTTGCTCAGGTGCGGAAGCAAGGTCAGCGCTACAAGTTGACGAGCTATGCAACCATCCCAGTTCCTGAAGGCATTTTCCAGGAGGGTCAGATTATTGACACTTCCGGAATGGCTGAACTGATTCAGAGCGCGTTAGGCGAAACAAAGATTAAGGCCAAGCAGGTCGCAACGGCGGTACTGGGAGGGCGTGATACGGTCACGCGAATTATTCCAGTACCGGCGGAGCTGGACGATGTCGAGCTGCGAGAAATGGTGTTGAACCAGGAAGCCGGTTTGTACCTGCCGTTCCCGCGCGAAGAGGCGGATGTCGATTATCAGAAGTTGGGCTTGTTCGTCGACGAAGATGGCATTGAGAAGGTTCAGGTTTTGTTGGTCGCCACGCGCAAGGAGGTGACCGATAGCTATATTCGGGCCTTCGAGCAGGCGGGTATGAGCCTCGATGTTCTAGAGATTAGTAGTTTCTCTTTGATTCGGACGATTCGCGATCAGTTGCGGCAGTTCTCGCCCCAGGAAGCGGTGGCGATCGTGGATATCGAGTTCGAGAGCACGGAAATTTCCATTGCTGTCGATGGGGTGCCGCAGTTCTCGCGGACGGTGCCGATCGGGACATACCAAATTCAAAGCGCTTTATCGCGTGCCATGAATCTGCCGCCTTCCCGCAGTATTGATTTGTTGCAGGGAATGACGGTGCCGGTGAACCCGATTGATTCAGTCGGTGGTCGGACCGGTGCGGCAAATCCGGGTACAGCTGCCATGCTGCGAGTATTGGGTGAGCTGGCTGATGAATTACGTCGCTCGATCGATTTTTACACCAATCAAGGTGAAAATCAGGAAGTGGCGCAGCTTTTGCTGGCGGGGCCGGGTGCGACAATTGGTCAACTCGATGACTTTCTGACTCAGCGCTTGAGTTTGCCCTGTAGTCTGGTTGATCCGGTTACCGCGTTGGGGCTGGAATCGACTCAGGACATTCCCCCGGCAGTACGTCCCAGCCTGGGCGTGGTTTTAGGTTTAGGCTTGCGGGAGGCGTAA
- a CDS encoding aminotransferase class V-fold PLP-dependent enzyme: MSAFESATIQQQRQQFPYLDRYTYFNYGGQGSMPARALEAMYQAQLKMQEISPFSYAANDWMNQATAALRSLMADELGAHTDSISIVENTTIGCNIAMWGLDWHQDDRILITDCEHQGIIGTAQELQHRFAIDIDICPMLETVNGGDPVSVIRDAIQPNTRMLVISHILWNTGQVLPLPEIIELCRAHNILVMVDAAQSVGVLPLNLTELGADFYAFTGHKWWCGPAGIGGLYVRPEVRERLRPTFIGWRSVITNAQGQPTRFQPNSERYEVATSAVPLYAGLEAALNIHRSFGSGVERYKLICAQATNLWEQLKRLEPITCVRPTTPDSGLVAFQLASGQHKQLVQRLEHQGIYVRLLLNPNCVRACTHYLTTDAEIQHLVEAIDQLTQ; encoded by the coding sequence ATGAGCGCTTTCGAATCCGCCACGATCCAGCAACAGCGCCAACAGTTTCCCTACCTTGATCGCTATACCTACTTTAACTATGGCGGCCAAGGCAGTATGCCGGCCCGCGCGTTGGAGGCGATGTATCAAGCGCAGCTAAAAATGCAGGAAATCTCGCCGTTTTCCTACGCCGCCAATGACTGGATGAATCAGGCAACGGCGGCGCTACGATCGCTCATGGCCGACGAACTTGGCGCTCACACAGACAGCATCAGCATCGTCGAAAACACGACAATCGGCTGCAATATCGCCATGTGGGGGCTCGACTGGCACCAAGACGATCGCATCTTAATCACCGATTGCGAACACCAAGGCATTATCGGCACTGCCCAAGAACTCCAACACCGATTTGCGATCGACATCGACATTTGCCCAATGCTCGAAACCGTCAACGGCGGCGATCCCGTCAGCGTGATTCGCGATGCCATTCAGCCCAATACGCGAATGCTCGTGATTAGCCACATTCTATGGAATACGGGACAAGTCTTACCGCTGCCAGAAATCATTGAACTTTGCCGCGCGCACAATATTTTAGTCATGGTTGATGCGGCTCAATCCGTTGGCGTTTTACCCTTAAATCTGACCGAACTTGGGGCCGACTTTTACGCTTTCACTGGCCATAAATGGTGGTGCGGCCCCGCCGGGATTGGCGGCTTATACGTGCGACCCGAAGTCCGCGAAAGATTGCGGCCCACCTTTATCGGCTGGCGATCGGTGATCACCAATGCCCAAGGACAACCCACCCGCTTCCAACCCAACAGCGAACGCTACGAAGTTGCCACCTCAGCTGTGCCACTATACGCCGGGCTAGAAGCCGCCTTGAATATCCATCGGTCATTCGGCAGTGGGGTCGAGCGTTACAAGTTAATTTGCGCTCAGGCGACTAATCTCTGGGAACAACTCAAGCGCCTGGAGCCGATCACTTGCGTCCGCCCAACCACACCCGACTCGGGCCTCGTTGCCTTCCAACTCGCAAGCGGCCAACACAAACAACTCGTCCAAAGGCTAGAACACCAAGGCATCTACGTCCGATTGCTCCTTAATCCCAACTGCGTCCGCGCCTGCACTCACTACCTCACGACCGATGCAGAAATTCAACATCTAGTTGAGGCGATCGACCAGTTAACGCAATAA
- a CDS encoding M15 family metallopeptidase, whose product MKPYQRIPIHDSHEPLLELPAVFARFDPHPYAKLGAPYPDYSPFALRSSVVERLQQAQTYLQQLQPGWRLQVFDAYRPVPVQQFMVEYTLAVVCTERGWAVDQITPQQRQEALAQVHQFWAVPNLNPLTPPPHSTGAAVDLTLIDAQGRPVDMGGELDELSLRSYPDHYVGLADASAEMYDAHRQLLNYCMAQAGFERHYHEWWHFSYGDQLWAWLRNRRHLGQTSTAQYGRFAA is encoded by the coding sequence ATGAAGCCTTACCAGCGCATCCCGATTCATGATTCCCATGAGCCCTTACTGGAGTTGCCGGCGGTATTCGCCCGGTTTGATCCCCATCCCTATGCAAAATTGGGTGCGCCCTACCCGGACTACTCCCCGTTCGCCCTGCGATCCAGTGTCGTAGAGCGGTTGCAGCAGGCCCAAACATATCTACAGCAGCTGCAACCTGGTTGGCGCCTACAGGTGTTTGATGCCTATCGGCCGGTGCCCGTGCAGCAATTTATGGTCGAGTATACTTTGGCGGTAGTCTGCACCGAACGTGGCTGGGCGGTGGACCAAATTACGCCGCAACAACGACAGGAAGCACTGGCTCAGGTGCATCAATTTTGGGCGGTTCCCAATCTGAATCCCCTCACGCCACCGCCCCATAGTACGGGGGCGGCAGTTGACTTGACGTTAATTGATGCCCAGGGGCGGCCGGTGGATATGGGGGGTGAATTGGATGAGTTGTCGTTACGTTCTTACCCGGACCATTACGTTGGGCTAGCGGATGCATCAGCCGAAATGTATGATGCGCATCGCCAACTCCTGAACTACTGTATGGCCCAGGCGGGTTTCGAACGCCATTATCATGAGTGGTGGCATTTTTCCTATGGCGATCAGCTATGGGCTTGGCTCCGCAATCGACGTCACTTGGGGCAAACATCAACGGCGCAGTATGGGCGATTTGCAGCTTAA
- a CDS encoding type II secretion system protein M: protein MTVSGDYTRNDYDAAPEPAKVFGLPMPTFLGGLLGIGGLLLSGWLLMNVVLPLNEEAAAVKTELEESERRVAEAAEIEDQLRQAKADLVKVERQKQQVMSLFAEDKDLKTILLDLNQLIEKNNAGVIAARQAKLANCPPEIRQQYSTLARRQKIESQLLKGPLVAEAKLKTYKPDKKGIQVVTAADVSKDTYLKPALAGQLRRQTIEVSMEGNFAQTQSIFRTIERLKPLLIVKDLKVVRKRAVSGSQVDGIYAVTPGGVQFLANCQPEVLTITSFKLDALLPLKPVEPAKTAANPAASPAPTASPAP, encoded by the coding sequence ATGACAGTAAGTGGAGATTATACGCGTAACGATTACGACGCGGCCCCGGAGCCCGCTAAGGTGTTTGGCTTGCCAATGCCAACTTTCCTGGGTGGTTTACTTGGGATCGGTGGCTTACTCTTGTCTGGTTGGCTGTTGATGAATGTGGTGTTGCCGCTCAATGAAGAGGCCGCAGCCGTTAAGACGGAGCTGGAGGAAAGCGAACGCCGCGTTGCGGAAGCAGCCGAAATTGAGGATCAGCTGCGTCAAGCCAAAGCTGATCTCGTTAAGGTTGAACGCCAAAAGCAACAGGTCATGTCCTTGTTTGCTGAGGATAAAGATCTCAAGACGATTCTGCTTGATCTGAACCAGTTGATTGAGAAGAATAATGCCGGTGTGATTGCGGCGCGTCAGGCAAAGCTGGCGAATTGTCCGCCGGAAATCCGCCAACAGTACTCAACGCTGGCGCGGCGGCAGAAAATTGAGTCGCAGCTGCTGAAAGGACCTTTAGTTGCCGAGGCAAAGCTCAAAACCTATAAGCCTGATAAAAAAGGCATTCAGGTTGTGACTGCCGCTGACGTTAGTAAAGATACATACCTTAAGCCTGCCTTAGCGGGGCAGTTGCGTCGTCAAACGATCGAAGTTTCGATGGAAGGCAACTTTGCCCAGACACAATCCATTTTCCGTACGATTGAACGTCTCAAGCCGTTGTTGATTGTGAAGGATCTGAAGGTCGTTCGGAAGCGCGCGGTGAGTGGTAGCCAGGTGGATGGCATCTACGCGGTGACGCCGGGTGGGGTGCAATTTCTAGCCAATTGTCAGCCGGAAGTCTTAACTATAACTTCCTTCAAGCTGGATGCGTTGTTGCCGCTGAAGCCGGTTGAGCCGGCGAAGACGGCGGCAAACCCCGCTGCCAGCCCAGCACCGACCGCTTCGCCAGCACCCTAG
- a CDS encoding PilN domain-containing protein, translating to MYNLDINFLKDRPEYSGASATASRGTSRRAAGGGGGASSGGGGGLNPLLIGALVGLLPLALVGLGWGFLTVTKGGNEQRLAEVKAQVAQIEQKEKERDKARADLQKAKAQITALTGVFSNIKPWSAMSQDLRDRLPAGMQISEIVQKTKAAPPPPAATAPSPSPGTAPPVAEPIGRIEISGFADSFDKVNDFLVVLQKSNFLTPEATRIVAAEKREDTKLSPISLPGPDGDASSDGPTVNAEDLPKLPAKVSFKIETELAKVSTDELLRELDRKGAVGLVSRIEALKEKGVIKP from the coding sequence ATGTACAACCTAGACATTAATTTTCTAAAGGATCGGCCCGAGTACTCGGGTGCCTCGGCGACGGCTAGTCGTGGGACATCGCGCCGTGCCGCTGGTGGTGGCGGTGGCGCGAGTAGTGGCGGTGGCGGTGGCCTTAATCCGCTTTTGATTGGTGCTTTAGTGGGTTTATTGCCCTTGGCGCTAGTTGGGTTGGGTTGGGGATTCCTCACCGTAACCAAAGGTGGTAACGAGCAGCGGTTGGCCGAGGTAAAGGCCCAAGTTGCGCAAATCGAACAGAAAGAGAAAGAGCGTGATAAAGCCCGGGCCGACTTGCAAAAAGCGAAGGCGCAAATTACGGCTTTAACTGGCGTGTTCAGTAACATTAAGCCTTGGTCGGCGATGTCACAGGATTTGCGTGACCGGCTGCCGGCCGGTATGCAAATTTCGGAAATTGTGCAGAAGACTAAGGCGGCGCCGCCACCCCCGGCGGCGACAGCGCCTTCGCCTTCGCCCGGAACGGCCCCGCCGGTAGCTGAGCCCATTGGTCGGATCGAAATTTCCGGTTTTGCAGATAGTTTTGATAAGGTCAACGATTTCCTGGTGGTGTTGCAAAAGTCGAACTTCTTGACGCCGGAAGCAACGCGCATTGTGGCGGCGGAAAAGCGGGAAGATACAAAGCTCTCGCCCATCAGTTTGCCGGGACCCGATGGCGATGCTTCGAGTGATGGTCCGACTGTGAATGCGGAAGATTTGCCGAAGTTGCCCGCGAAAGTTTCGTTCAAGATTGAGACGGAATTAGCCAAAGTTTCCACTGATGAGCTGTTGCGAGAGTTGGATCGCAAGGGTGCGGTGGGTTTGGTGTCGCGCATTGAAGCCCTCAAGGAAAAGGGAGTGATTAAGCCATGA
- a CDS encoding O-antigen ligase family protein: SALSAGAFSHFVFGLLFPAYAQHVMYWSGAWRGLMTHKNSLAQLSVLGALVIQMVLPFHYRHKRWLWAGLATCVMLVLLSTSKTGFVLLLLLSLLLPILRSLRVNRIEAKLAVVTMFLFILTLIAAFVGNYELILTSLGRDPTLTGRTDIWAVLLEKASKHIWFGYGFEVFWSGGMDGEAVDLWYVNRYIVDTAHNGFLDILLELGIVGLGIFLASVVMNFLRGLQWLSGTRSPEGLYPLVVMAYWIVYNLSESTVPTPYSINWILFVSVATSMLIYRLPGRRAIAHNQPRQRLHTTYEALPAHPDS, translated from the coding sequence CAAGTGCCCTCAGTGCTGGTGCTTTTAGTCATTTTGTTTTTGGCTTGCTATTCCCTGCCTATGCCCAGCATGTAATGTATTGGTCGGGAGCATGGCGTGGTTTAATGACCCACAAAAATTCGCTGGCACAGTTATCCGTCCTCGGTGCTCTGGTGATTCAGATGGTATTGCCATTTCACTACCGCCATAAACGTTGGCTCTGGGCTGGCCTTGCAACTTGCGTAATGCTTGTGCTTTTAAGCACTTCAAAGACCGGCTTTGTCTTATTGCTATTATTGTCACTGCTATTGCCAATTCTGCGATCGCTGCGGGTGAATCGGATTGAAGCAAAGCTGGCTGTCGTGACAATGTTTCTATTTATACTTACATTGATTGCGGCTTTTGTGGGGAACTACGAACTGATCTTGACCAGCCTGGGCCGCGATCCGACCTTGACTGGCCGCACGGATATCTGGGCAGTGTTGCTGGAGAAGGCATCAAAGCATATTTGGTTTGGCTATGGCTTTGAGGTGTTTTGGTCCGGTGGGATGGATGGAGAAGCCGTTGATCTCTGGTATGTGAATCGCTACATCGTTGATACCGCCCACAATGGATTTCTGGATATTTTGTTGGAGCTGGGGATAGTCGGTTTAGGCATTTTCCTCGCCAGTGTGGTGATGAATTTTCTCCGAGGATTGCAATGGCTGAGTGGGACACGATCGCCCGAAGGACTTTATCCCTTGGTCGTGATGGCCTATTGGATTGTCTATAATCTGAGTGAGAGCACGGTACCGACCCCGTATAGCATTAACTGGATTTTGTTTGTTTCGGTGGCGACTTCAATGTTGATTTATCGCTTGCCAGGGCGCCGTGCGATCGCGCACAATCAGCCCCGTCAGCGTTTGCATACCACTTATGAAGCCTTACCAGCGCATCCCGATTCATGA
- a CDS encoding ABC transporter substrate-binding protein yields the protein MTFRIFRHHPPKRLLIGLVLLGWLAITLFSCTGFNPRQTSGRTTEIEFWTMQLQPKFTDYFNQLIHEFETANPSIQVRWVDVPWSGMESKILTSVVAKTPPDVVNLNPNFASQLAGRGAWLSLDDRIPADVRAQYLPKIWQASQLDGQSFGIPWYLTTRIAIVNQALLKTAGVETPPANFKDLFQAAETLHTATGKYAFFSTLVASDAAEVLESLVQQGVTLVNDDGTAAFNTPTTKAIFANWVKLYQNGWVPKEVLTEGQRYGIDLFQRGESAVVQASPGFLQAIAKNAPSIAKNTIPASQLTGKTGKKNVAVMNLVIPRDTDQPDAAVKFALFITNNTNQLSFAKAANVLPSTQAALKDPYFSQLPANPTVLDQARIISAEQLPNSEVLIPVMRNLKQLQKLIYENLQAAALQQKSVDQALNDAELAWNHLVIATD from the coding sequence ATGACTTTTCGGATATTTCGCCACCATCCCCCCAAGCGATTGTTGATCGGCCTTGTGCTGTTGGGTTGGCTGGCCATCACCCTCTTCAGCTGCACTGGGTTTAATCCGCGACAAACCAGCGGGAGGACGACCGAGATTGAGTTCTGGACAATGCAGCTGCAGCCCAAATTCACGGATTATTTCAATCAGTTAATTCACGAATTTGAAACCGCGAATCCCAGCATTCAGGTGCGGTGGGTTGATGTGCCTTGGTCCGGGATGGAAAGCAAAATTCTGACATCTGTCGTAGCCAAAACGCCCCCCGATGTGGTCAATCTCAATCCGAATTTTGCGTCGCAGCTCGCGGGCCGCGGTGCTTGGCTATCCCTTGATGATCGAATTCCCGCTGATGTGCGCGCACAGTATCTGCCAAAAATTTGGCAAGCCAGCCAACTTGATGGTCAGAGTTTCGGTATCCCATGGTATTTGACCACCCGTATCGCGATCGTCAATCAAGCCCTGCTCAAAACCGCCGGGGTCGAAACCCCACCTGCCAACTTCAAAGACTTATTCCAAGCGGCCGAAACGCTCCACACTGCGACCGGCAAGTATGCTTTTTTCTCAACGCTCGTGGCCAGTGATGCCGCCGAAGTCCTAGAATCGCTGGTCCAACAAGGTGTCACCCTTGTCAACGACGACGGCACCGCCGCCTTTAATACCCCGACGACCAAAGCCATTTTTGCCAATTGGGTCAAACTTTACCAAAATGGCTGGGTGCCAAAGGAAGTGTTAACCGAAGGCCAACGTTATGGCATTGATCTATTCCAACGCGGCGAATCGGCAGTTGTGCAAGCTAGCCCAGGATTCCTCCAAGCGATTGCCAAAAATGCCCCCTCGATCGCCAAAAACACGATTCCCGCCAGCCAATTGACCGGCAAAACCGGGAAAAAAAATGTCGCAGTCATGAATCTCGTGATTCCCCGCGATACTGATCAGCCGGATGCCGCAGTCAAATTTGCGCTATTTATCACCAACAACACGAATCAACTCAGCTTTGCAAAGGCGGCCAATGTTTTGCCCTCGACCCAAGCTGCCCTGAAAGACCCATATTTTAGTCAACTCCCAGCGAATCCCACGGTCCTTGATCAAGCCCGCATCATTAGTGCTGAACAACTCCCAAACTCTGAAGTCTTAATTCCCGTCATGCGCAACTTAAAACAATTACAAAAGTTGATTTACGAGAACCTTCAGGCCGCCGCCCTCCAACAAAAGTCCGTCGATCAAGCCCTAAATGACGCCGAACTTGCTTGGAATCATTTGGTTATAGCAACAGATTAA